A region of uncultured Desulfobacter sp. DNA encodes the following proteins:
- a CDS encoding HAD-IIB family hydrolase: MKSNPKYILLINIHGLIRGQGLELGRDADTGGQTKYVLEFAKAVSRRPDVEQVDLMTRRIADPQVSEDYNKMIEPLNSTARIVRIDCGPDEYIPKENLWDYLDNFVDNALIFLNKQKYLPGIIHAHYADAGYVGTRLSHQLELPLVFTAHSLGRSKRKRLIAGGLKSSVIEERYNMTRRIHAEEETLGSAELVITSTSHEINEQYASYDFYQPESMLMIPPGTDLEKFHPPVGDEFDTPIFKEISKFLINSDKPMILAISRPDQRKNIHTLISAYGTSLELQELANLVIVAGTRKDIRDLDTGAQEVLTDLLLTIDQYDLYGKVAYPKTHKPHEVPVLYRLASVSGGVFINPALTEPFGLTLIEAAASFVPIVATEDGGPIDIVRNCLNGYLINPLDKSDIVDKILRILKDKKHIHNLSENGLKGVSRTYTWESHTDKYLKAVRPIMEKRKPLKRLPVTRRQMIYHNGAIVSDVDQNLLGDMDSLARLNQVLSDHRKDISFCIATGRRLDSALAILKQYHIIQPDVLITSMGTEIYYSGNLERDRVWTNHIDHLWNRNAVHRILSDLTGLKLQPKAEQSQHKISYFYDPALAPSLDDIKTLLYKNEQTVNLIYSFGQFLDIIPIRASKGYAIRWFSEQWDIALDHMLTAGGSGADEDLMRGNTLSVVVKNRHNEELSDLTDIEPIYFSQEKFAAGILDGIAYYDFFNRCEKKSHA; encoded by the coding sequence ATGAAATCAAATCCCAAATACATCTTGTTAATCAATATCCATGGATTAATTCGAGGCCAAGGACTTGAACTCGGGCGGGATGCAGACACCGGTGGACAGACTAAGTATGTTTTGGAATTTGCCAAAGCAGTTTCCAGGCGCCCTGATGTGGAACAGGTTGATCTGATGACTCGCCGTATTGCCGACCCCCAGGTGAGTGAAGATTATAATAAAATGATTGAACCGTTGAATTCAACAGCCCGGATTGTCAGAATTGACTGCGGCCCCGACGAATATATCCCCAAAGAAAATCTTTGGGATTATCTGGATAATTTTGTAGACAATGCACTGATTTTTCTAAATAAACAAAAATATCTGCCAGGGATCATACATGCCCATTATGCAGATGCGGGATACGTGGGAACACGTTTATCCCATCAATTGGAATTGCCTTTGGTTTTCACTGCCCACTCTTTGGGCCGGAGTAAGCGCAAAAGGCTCATCGCCGGCGGGTTGAAAAGTTCAGTCATAGAAGAACGTTATAATATGACCCGCAGAATACACGCCGAAGAAGAAACACTGGGCTCTGCAGAACTGGTCATCACCAGCACCAGTCATGAGATCAACGAGCAATATGCCTCCTACGATTTTTATCAACCGGAGAGCATGCTGATGATTCCTCCGGGGACAGACCTGGAAAAATTCCATCCGCCTGTGGGGGATGAATTTGACACTCCGATTTTCAAAGAGATCAGCAAATTTCTGATAAATTCGGATAAACCCATGATCCTGGCTATTTCTCGCCCTGATCAAAGGAAAAATATTCACACCTTGATCTCGGCATACGGAACGTCATTGGAATTACAAGAGTTGGCCAATCTGGTCATTGTTGCTGGGACCAGAAAAGACATCCGGGATTTGGACACCGGTGCCCAGGAGGTTTTGACCGATCTATTGCTGACCATTGATCAATATGACCTTTATGGGAAAGTGGCATATCCCAAAACCCATAAACCCCATGAAGTCCCTGTTTTATACCGCCTGGCATCAGTTTCCGGGGGAGTTTTTATCAATCCTGCACTGACCGAACCCTTTGGGTTAACTTTGATTGAAGCCGCCGCCAGCTTTGTTCCAATTGTGGCCACCGAAGACGGCGGCCCCATTGATATTGTGCGAAACTGTCTGAATGGATACCTGATCAACCCCTTGGATAAAAGCGACATCGTTGATAAAATTTTGCGCATCTTAAAAGACAAAAAACACATACACAATTTATCGGAAAATGGCCTCAAAGGTGTGAGCCGTACTTACACCTGGGAATCTCACACCGATAAATACTTGAAAGCCGTCCGGCCGATCATGGAAAAGCGCAAGCCTTTAAAACGCTTGCCTGTTACCCGTCGACAAATGATTTATCACAATGGCGCAATTGTATCGGATGTTGATCAAAACCTGTTGGGAGATATGGATTCCCTGGCCCGGTTAAATCAGGTTTTATCTGATCACCGAAAAGATATCAGCTTCTGTATTGCCACAGGGCGCCGGCTGGATTCTGCCCTGGCAATTTTAAAACAGTATCATATTATCCAGCCCGATGTACTGATTACCAGTATGGGAACCGAAATTTATTACAGCGGCAACCTGGAACGGGATCGGGTCTGGACCAACCATATAGATCATCTGTGGAACCGAAATGCGGTTCATCGTATTTTATCTGATCTGACAGGATTAAAATTACAGCCCAAAGCGGAACAAAGCCAGCATAAAATCAGTTATTTTTATGATCCGGCACTTGCGCCTTCACTGGATGATATTAAAACCCTGCTGTATAAAAATGAGCAGACCGTCAACCTCATATATTCATTTGGGCAATTTCTGGATATTATACCCATAAGGGCCTCCAAAGGGTATGCCATTCGCTGGTTTTCCGAGCAATGGGACATTGCCCTGGATCACATGTTAACGGCGGGCGGTTCCGGGGCCGATGAAGATCTGATGCGGGGGAACACCCTTTCTGTTGTGGTAAAAAATAGGCATAATGAAGAGCTTTCCGACTTAACGGATATTGAACCCATCTATTTCTCCCAGGAGAAGTTTGCAGCCGGCATCCTGGACGGCATTGCGTATTATGATTTTTTCAACCGCTGTGAAAAAAAATCCCATGCCTGA
- a CDS encoding type 1 glutamine amidotransferase, whose translation MQAHYFQHVPFEGLGAIERWLIKAGYSISCTRFYDSGNLPPIDDIDFLVVMGGPMSVNDESEHPWLVKEKAFIKNAITAGKPVLGICLGAQLIADAMGGKVFPNPVKEIGWFPVAAVVSETDGGFQFPKETSVFHWHGETFSLPEGAVRLAQSKGCANQAFQMGRNVMGLQFHLETTQTSAQAIVENCKDELVEGQYIQTIEEILSVPVERYASINGLMEKVLEYLHGNGK comes from the coding sequence ATGCAGGCTCACTATTTCCAACATGTCCCTTTTGAGGGGTTAGGCGCCATTGAGCGATGGCTTATAAAAGCTGGTTACAGCATATCATGCACCCGGTTTTATGATTCCGGGAATCTGCCCCCGATAGATGACATTGACTTTCTTGTCGTCATGGGTGGTCCCATGAGCGTCAACGATGAATCAGAGCATCCCTGGCTGGTAAAAGAAAAAGCATTTATCAAAAACGCCATTACAGCCGGCAAGCCTGTTCTCGGTATTTGTCTGGGGGCACAGCTCATTGCCGATGCCATGGGCGGCAAGGTTTTTCCAAATCCGGTCAAGGAAATCGGCTGGTTTCCGGTTGCTGCTGTTGTTTCTGAAACGGATGGGGGTTTTCAGTTCCCTAAAGAAACCAGCGTATTCCACTGGCATGGAGAAACCTTTAGCCTGCCGGAAGGCGCTGTCAGGCTTGCACAGAGTAAAGGGTGTGCAAATCAGGCCTTTCAGATGGGCCGCAACGTTATGGGGTTGCAGTTTCACCTGGAAACCACGCAAACCTCAGCCCAGGCCATTGTCGAAAATTGCAAAGATGAACTGGTTGAGGGCCAGTATATACAGACCATAGAAGAGATTTTGTCCGTGCCTGTGGAGCGTTATGCCTCAATAAATGGGTTAATGGAAAAGGTTCTGGAATACCTGCATGGCAATGGTAAGTGA
- a CDS encoding amylosucrase, translating to MYEQFSHSLLNEILDKLKPEIRRQDLHHFYTRLGANFYSLFLIFEQLYGRRDDFKEQLLHLVETMARQYIKRPRTLRRSDLAREKNFNWFLHQKWVGMTLYADGFAENLKGVQAKLAYLQELGINLVHIMPVLKCPKGASDGGYAVSDFRKINDKVGTLENVKNLANDMKQRGMLLTLDVVVNHVSDEHEWAQKARSGDSGYQDYFYCFESREIPDMFEQTMPEIFPDQAPGNFTWDETMQKWVMTVFNTYQWDLNYSNPKVFIEMLDVLLFWANQGVDILRLDAVAFLWKKIGSTSQNEYEAHKLLQLFKDCCQITAPGVVFIAEAIVAPVEIVKYFGEDAINAKECEIAYNATLMALLWDAVATKNAKLLTQGLKNLPDKLERATWLNYIRCHDDIGLGFTDEDIIQAGYEPKSHRDFIINYFAGKFENSSARGLLFALNTKNNDARISGTLTSLIGLEKALEENDQEKADIIIQHILLLHSIIFSFGGIPLIYYGDELGTINDYSYIEDISKANDSRWAHRPRIDWEHALRRKQPGTVEYKIFNALKKMIAIRKEISEFSDFNNRKLLDISNPQLLAYVRFNIKTRKSVLVVGNFDAHPQYLNLMELENQGFRMGEHIKDLYSKESPSLFKDQLVLPPYRFYWLVGN from the coding sequence ATGTACGAACAATTCTCGCACTCTTTATTAAACGAGATTCTGGATAAACTCAAACCGGAAATCAGAAGGCAGGATCTTCACCACTTTTACACCCGCCTGGGTGCCAATTTTTACAGCCTTTTCCTTATTTTCGAACAATTATACGGCCGCCGGGATGATTTTAAAGAGCAACTGCTTCATCTGGTGGAAACCATGGCGCGGCAGTATATAAAAAGGCCCAGGACGCTGAGGAGAAGCGACCTTGCCCGGGAAAAAAATTTCAATTGGTTTCTTCATCAAAAATGGGTGGGAATGACACTGTATGCAGACGGTTTTGCCGAGAACCTGAAAGGGGTTCAGGCCAAACTTGCCTACTTGCAGGAATTGGGTATCAATCTGGTTCACATCATGCCGGTTTTAAAATGCCCCAAAGGGGCCAGTGACGGCGGATATGCCGTGAGCGATTTTCGAAAAATCAACGACAAGGTAGGAACGCTGGAAAATGTGAAGAATTTGGCCAACGATATGAAACAAAGGGGCATGCTGCTGACCCTGGATGTGGTGGTAAACCACGTGTCGGATGAACATGAATGGGCGCAAAAAGCCAGGAGTGGAGACTCTGGCTACCAGGACTACTTTTATTGTTTTGAAAGCAGGGAAATTCCCGATATGTTTGAACAGACCATGCCGGAAATATTCCCGGACCAGGCCCCGGGCAATTTCACCTGGGACGAAACCATGCAAAAGTGGGTGATGACGGTCTTTAACACCTATCAATGGGATTTGAACTACAGCAATCCGAAAGTTTTTATTGAAATGCTCGATGTGTTGCTCTTCTGGGCAAACCAGGGCGTTGATATATTGCGATTGGACGCAGTTGCGTTCCTGTGGAAAAAAATCGGCAGTACCAGCCAGAATGAATATGAAGCCCATAAATTGCTGCAATTGTTTAAAGACTGTTGCCAAATCACGGCTCCCGGGGTTGTTTTTATTGCCGAGGCGATTGTGGCCCCGGTGGAGATCGTCAAGTATTTTGGTGAAGATGCCATTAATGCCAAAGAGTGTGAAATTGCATATAACGCCACCCTGATGGCGTTATTGTGGGATGCCGTGGCCACAAAAAACGCCAAACTGTTGACCCAGGGTCTTAAAAATCTGCCAGATAAACTGGAACGGGCCACCTGGCTTAATTACATACGGTGTCACGATGATATCGGGCTGGGGTTTACTGATGAAGATATCATCCAGGCCGGATATGAGCCCAAATCCCACCGGGACTTTATTATCAATTATTTTGCCGGCAAATTTGAAAATTCCTCTGCCCGGGGACTGTTGTTCGCCCTCAATACAAAAAACAATGACGCCCGGATTTCGGGCACATTAACGTCCCTGATCGGGCTTGAAAAAGCCCTGGAGGAGAATGATCAGGAAAAAGCAGATATTATTATCCAGCATATTCTTCTGTTGCACAGTATTATTTTTTCCTTTGGCGGAATCCCGCTTATCTATTACGGGGACGAACTTGGCACAATTAACGACTATTCCTACATTGAGGACATCAGTAAAGCCAATGACAGCCGGTGGGCCCACCGGCCCAGAATTGACTGGGAACATGCCCTGCGCCGCAAACAGCCGGGAACGGTTGAATATAAGATATTTAATGCATTGAAAAAAATGATCGCCATTCGTAAAGAGATTTCTGAGTTTTCAGATTTTAACAACCGGAAACTGCTGGACATCAGTAATCCCCAACTTCTGGCCTATGTTCGGTTCAACATCAAGACCCGAAAAAGTGTTCTGGTTGTGGGAAATTTTGACGCACATCCCCAGTATCTGAACCTGATGGAGCTTGAAAATCAGGGGTTTCGGATGGGGGAACACATAAAAGACTTATATTCCAAAGAGTCACCCAGCCTGTTCAAAGACCAGTTGGTACTGCCGCCCTACCGGTTTTACTGGCTGGTGGGCAATTGA
- a CDS encoding PfkB family carbohydrate kinase: protein MTHRQIIVFGEVLFDCFPDGQRVLGGAPFNVAWHLQAFGAAPLFISSVGQDSSGEQVKNAMAGWGMDLNGLQTHGCQPTGQVDVTIAGNEPCYDIVSPCAYDYIQSGQLPGLPDRPILYHGTVAIRNPVSADTLRAIKCRTKPYVFLDVNLRAPWWRVTDIIPLLADTSWLKLNHHELTELVPDCKDGQSRINKLFSSTSVKYITLTHGEKGAVLHSADGSPPIFVSPEKTMSVIDTVGAGDAFSSVLLLGKIRHWDFQTTLKRAQEFAGAVVAIRGATTTDDTFYQQFLNAWE from the coding sequence ATGACCCACAGACAGATTATTGTATTTGGTGAAGTTTTATTTGACTGTTTCCCTGATGGACAAAGGGTTCTAGGCGGTGCACCCTTTAATGTGGCCTGGCATTTACAAGCTTTTGGCGCGGCGCCGTTGTTTATTTCTTCGGTGGGACAAGACTCTTCAGGAGAGCAGGTTAAAAATGCCATGGCAGGTTGGGGGATGGACCTTAACGGCCTTCAGACCCATGGGTGTCAACCCACCGGCCAGGTTGACGTCACTATTGCCGGCAATGAACCCTGTTACGACATCGTCAGTCCCTGCGCCTATGACTATATTCAATCCGGACAGCTGCCCGGATTGCCGGATCGTCCGATTTTATACCATGGGACGGTGGCCATACGAAACCCGGTTTCTGCAGACACCCTTCGGGCGATTAAATGCCGGACAAAACCATATGTGTTCTTGGATGTTAATCTGCGTGCACCGTGGTGGCGTGTCACTGATATTATTCCCCTTTTGGCAGACACCTCCTGGTTGAAGCTGAACCATCATGAACTGACAGAACTTGTCCCTGACTGCAAAGACGGACAAAGCCGCATCAATAAATTGTTTTCATCCACATCTGTCAAATATATCACCCTGACACACGGTGAAAAAGGTGCTGTTCTCCACAGTGCCGACGGATCGCCTCCCATTTTCGTTTCACCCGAAAAAACAATGTCGGTTATTGATACCGTGGGCGCAGGGGATGCGTTCAGCAGCGTCCTGCTGCTCGGAAAAATAAGGCATTGGGATTTTCAAACAACATTGAAACGCGCCCAGGAATTTGCCGGGGCTGTCGTGGCAATCCGCGGCGCGACCACCACCGATGACACATTTTATCAACAGTTTTTAAACGCCTGGGAGTAG
- a CDS encoding type II toxin-antitoxin system HipA family toxin gives MNMTSEQQTTVYIYLSGEGYVPAGILKFFPRENRSQFRYGNRYLLRPNAIPIDPVRLPLMEGVFNTTPRQALFNAFKDAAPDRWGRIVLSLVLGKDADALTDFHALTALAPHHRLGALAFGPDPVSGPASGIAAPENIKLLDQKDNLKIIGDYVRMVDKISDDDVDHIKESLPVNDLFQIFIPSLSPAGGARPKALVAYDGTEWIAKFPKRGDFWDEAVIEHACMTLAARCGVNVAQTRVVEHEGINILLVKRFDKSRDGEPLHVISGFTLNDWMEDQEWGSYQSMAESARRYGAVNSGAQIFRRMVVNICCANSDDHPKNHAFFVQRDHIALTPAYDIVPCRFEHNAYNLALGVGKQGRAATLENALSNVPAFGLTPSEARAVLTEITDTFSDWKPHFKQCGVQPKDLTRISRVFQHIRTRA, from the coding sequence ATGAATATGACTTCTGAACAGCAAACAACGGTTTATATTTATCTGTCTGGAGAAGGGTATGTGCCGGCCGGAATATTGAAGTTTTTCCCCCGGGAAAACAGAAGTCAATTCCGGTATGGCAATCGGTATTTGTTGAGGCCGAACGCGATACCCATTGATCCGGTCCGGCTTCCTCTGATGGAAGGGGTGTTTAATACGACTCCCCGGCAGGCATTATTCAATGCGTTTAAAGATGCCGCCCCGGATCGGTGGGGTCGGATTGTTTTGTCCCTGGTTCTTGGTAAAGATGCGGATGCTTTGACCGATTTCCATGCCTTAACAGCGTTGGCGCCACACCATAGACTGGGCGCCCTGGCTTTTGGCCCGGATCCGGTATCAGGCCCGGCTTCGGGCATTGCGGCCCCTGAAAATATAAAGCTGCTGGATCAAAAAGATAATTTAAAAATCATTGGGGATTATGTCCGGATGGTGGACAAAATATCCGATGACGATGTGGATCATATAAAAGAATCATTGCCCGTGAATGACCTGTTTCAGATATTTATTCCCAGTTTGAGTCCGGCTGGTGGCGCCCGTCCCAAAGCCCTTGTGGCTTATGATGGTACTGAATGGATTGCCAAATTCCCAAAACGCGGGGATTTTTGGGATGAAGCGGTGATCGAGCATGCCTGCATGACGCTGGCTGCACGATGCGGCGTGAATGTGGCTCAGACAAGGGTTGTTGAACACGAGGGCATAAACATCCTTCTGGTGAAACGGTTCGATAAATCCAGGGACGGGGAGCCGTTGCACGTTATTTCCGGATTCACTTTGAATGACTGGATGGAAGATCAGGAGTGGGGCAGTTATCAATCCATGGCTGAGTCTGCCCGGCGTTATGGCGCCGTGAATTCGGGGGCACAGATCTTCAGACGGATGGTGGTGAATATCTGTTGTGCAAATAGTGATGATCATCCCAAGAACCATGCTTTTTTTGTCCAACGTGATCATATTGCCCTTACACCGGCCTATGACATCGTGCCTTGCCGGTTTGAGCATAACGCGTACAATTTAGCTTTAGGTGTGGGCAAACAGGGACGGGCGGCCACCCTGGAAAATGCATTGAGCAATGTCCCCGCTTTTGGGTTAACCCCATCCGAAGCGCGAGCTGTTTTAACAGAAATCACTGATACTTTTTCGGATTGGAAACCGCATTTCAAACAATGCGGCGTTCAGCCTAAGGATCTTACCCGGATTTCAAGGGTTTTTCAGCACATCCGCACTCGTGCATAA
- a CDS encoding helix-turn-helix transcriptional regulator — translation MLPPNVKEILGHVGRNIKTARVNRTFTQQHLANLIGVDRNTIRRIEHGDPGVSFGLIAHALWALQLDQDLQLLAKPENDKLGLSLSRANMKTRVRPGTPDDEYDF, via the coding sequence ATGTTGCCCCCCAACGTAAAAGAGATCCTGGGGCATGTCGGCAGGAACATAAAGACAGCCCGGGTCAATAGAACGTTTACCCAGCAGCATCTGGCCAATCTGATCGGTGTGGACCGCAATACAATTCGAAGGATCGAACATGGGGATCCCGGCGTATCCTTTGGTCTGATCGCCCATGCCTTATGGGCGCTACAGCTGGACCAGGATTTACAGCTTCTTGCCAAACCTGAAAATGACAAATTAGGCCTGTCTTTATCCCGTGCAAATATGAAAACAAGGGTTCGCCCGGGCACGCCTGACGATGAATATGACTTCTGA
- a CDS encoding YitT family protein has protein sequence MARKKLKETVKQKLESPGWQKILRISNQQLAITIGAALNAFAYVLFQMPYNLAAGGVSGLGIIVNTLTGFSPGLFYFTANIPLFILGFFTLGRWRFLFTSTLAVVVFSGATEFFIIHMPTVFGHFPITENKLLATIYSGLLVGIGSGIIYRFGGTIGGTSIITRIIYNKTGFPMSQSGLYVDVIIIAIAGFVFNWETSLLAFLALLIAGMSADFALEGASQMRTLMIVTQNPEPLRYAIINELKRGVTMWQVKGGYSGDERSLLYLTVLRSRVYDVKFIVNRIDPHAFMVVGVSQQTWGGYTLKKKKAEAITSDHIA, from the coding sequence GTGGCACGAAAAAAATTGAAAGAAACGGTTAAACAAAAACTTGAATCCCCCGGTTGGCAGAAAATATTAAGGATTTCAAATCAGCAGTTGGCCATTACCATAGGTGCGGCGCTCAACGCCTTTGCCTATGTATTGTTCCAAATGCCCTATAATCTGGCCGCAGGCGGGGTTTCCGGACTGGGTATTATTGTGAATACCCTGACCGGATTTTCCCCGGGCCTTTTTTATTTTACTGCCAACATTCCATTATTCATCCTCGGCTTTTTCACCCTGGGAAGATGGCGGTTTTTGTTTACCTCCACTTTGGCTGTTGTGGTGTTTTCAGGTGCCACAGAATTTTTCATTATACATATGCCAACGGTTTTCGGCCACTTCCCCATCACTGAAAACAAGCTTCTGGCAACCATTTACTCCGGACTGCTCGTAGGTATCGGTTCGGGTATCATATACCGTTTCGGCGGCACCATCGGCGGCACCTCCATCATCACCCGGATCATTTACAATAAAACCGGGTTTCCCATGTCCCAGTCCGGACTGTACGTGGATGTTATCATTATTGCCATTGCCGGATTTGTATTTAACTGGGAAACCTCTTTACTGGCTTTTCTGGCACTTCTGATCGCAGGCATGAGTGCCGATTTTGCCCTGGAAGGGGCCAGCCAGATGCGCACCCTGATGATTGTCACCCAAAATCCGGAACCCCTGCGCTATGCCATTATCAATGAATTGAAACGCGGTGTGACCATGTGGCAGGTCAAAGGCGGGTATTCCGGAGACGAGCGCTCCCTTTTATATCTCACCGTGCTGCGCTCCAGAGTATATGATGTAAAATTCATCGTTAACCGGATTGACCCCCATGCATTCATGGTGGTCGGGGTTTCCCAGCAGACCTGGGGCGGGTATACACTGAAAAAGAAAAAAGCCGAGGCCATCACATCGGACCATATTGCCTGA
- a CDS encoding FRG domain-containing protein yields the protein MTDITVDSWGMLQEELFKGAWNDAIQRFRPPFVYRGLSDESYRLETSLMRLGGPFWSLEKHLLRNFRKYSRAQGRCEPDSFWHLLAVAQHHGLPTRLMDWTYSPYIALHFALANIERFDVDGVIWRVNYGQVHDLLPAELKGQLAAEGAQAFTVELLACIGQERPDCHAGETTFHQYVETLTQFDALGGPDEFLLFFEPPSIDERIVNQYALFSVMPNPRRVIDDWLNLHADLFQRIIIPAGLKWECRDKLDLCNITERVLFPGLDGLGSWLKRHYSPKT from the coding sequence ATGACGGACATCACTGTGGATTCCTGGGGCATGCTCCAGGAGGAGTTGTTCAAGGGAGCCTGGAATGATGCCATCCAAAGGTTTCGGCCGCCCTTTGTTTACAGAGGCCTGTCCGATGAATCCTATCGCCTTGAAACCTCTTTGATGCGTCTGGGCGGACCATTCTGGTCCCTTGAAAAGCATCTGCTGCGTAATTTCCGTAAATACTCCAGGGCCCAGGGGCGGTGTGAGCCAGATTCCTTTTGGCATCTTCTGGCCGTGGCCCAGCACCACGGACTTCCCACCCGCCTCATGGACTGGACCTATTCTCCCTATATTGCCCTGCATTTTGCCCTGGCCAACATCGAACGTTTTGACGTGGACGGGGTGATCTGGCGGGTCAATTACGGACAGGTCCATGATCTGCTGCCTGCCGAACTGAAAGGGCAACTGGCCGCAGAAGGTGCCCAGGCCTTTACCGTGGAGCTGCTCGCCTGTATCGGCCAGGAAAGGCCGGACTGCCATGCCGGGGAAACAACCTTTCACCAGTATGTTGAAACTTTGACACAGTTTGATGCCCTGGGCGGACCTGATGAGTTTCTGCTTTTTTTTGAACCGCCATCCATTGATGAACGCATCGTGAACCAGTATGCTCTGTTTTCAGTCATGCCCAACCCGCGCCGTGTTATTGATGACTGGCTGAACCTGCACGCTGATCTTTTCCAGCGCATAATTATCCCGGCCGGCCTTAAATGGGAATGCCGGGACAAACTGGATCTGTGCAATATTACGGAACGGGTGCTGTTTCCCGGCCTTGACGGGCTGGGGTCCTGGCTGAAACGCCATTACAGCCCCAAAACCTGA
- a CDS encoding HAD-IIB family hydrolase, translating to MPDRLLICTDLDRTLIPNGLEPVSSKALPLFSKLVARPWIKLAYVTGRDKKLVKEAITRFNLPVPDYAVTDVGSTVYEIQSGRWIRRNDWDQRISRDWKNKSPKELAVFLSDLTQCELQEEEKQGLYKLSYYVPLDINPDIVVDEIQWRMKKKGLHSNTIWSVDEQKRTGLLDVLPASADKRKAIEFIIETESFDYTRTVFSGDSGNDLAVFLSPVKSILVANASSRFKSQVKAHMGKTVSSGHLYIARGGYLNMNGNYAAGILEGINHYFPELKLMD from the coding sequence ATGCCTGATAGACTGTTAATTTGTACTGATCTGGATCGAACGCTTATTCCCAACGGCCTTGAGCCTGTGTCGTCAAAGGCTTTGCCATTGTTTTCCAAACTGGTTGCAAGGCCCTGGATAAAACTTGCCTATGTGACCGGACGGGATAAAAAGCTGGTCAAGGAGGCCATCACCCGTTTTAATCTGCCTGTGCCGGACTATGCCGTTACCGATGTGGGGTCCACTGTTTATGAGATCCAGTCCGGCCGATGGATTCGTCGAAACGATTGGGATCAGCGTATTTCCCGGGACTGGAAAAATAAAAGCCCCAAGGAGCTGGCTGTTTTCCTTTCTGATCTAACGCAATGTGAACTGCAGGAAGAGGAAAAACAAGGTCTGTATAAACTCAGCTATTATGTACCATTGGATATCAATCCGGATATAGTGGTGGATGAAATCCAGTGGCGAATGAAAAAGAAAGGATTACACTCCAATACCATCTGGAGTGTTGATGAACAAAAAAGGACTGGATTGCTGGACGTCCTGCCGGCCAGTGCCGACAAACGAAAGGCGATTGAATTTATAATAGAAACAGAATCTTTTGATTATACCCGTACGGTGTTTTCCGGAGACAGCGGTAATGACCTTGCTGTTTTTCTAAGTCCTGTCAAGTCCATCCTCGTGGCCAATGCGTCATCCCGATTCAAATCACAGGTTAAGGCACACATGGGTAAAACCGTTTCTTCAGGCCATCTTTATATTGCCAGGGGAGGGTATCTAAATATGAACGGTAATTATGCGGCAGGGATTCTTGAGGGCATCAATCATTACTTTCCTGAATTAAAATTAATGGACTGA
- a CDS encoding DUF523 domain-containing protein: MEQILISACLLGAPVRYDGRSCPFGNSRISLWKAKGLLVPVCPEMDGGLPVPRPPAEITPGGGPGVWEGLARVKTRESDVTDFFIRGAQAALDKALACGIRMALLKQKSPSCGSCRIYDGSFTRVLVDGMGVTTALLRQNGILVFGEDQIDEVPFYY; encoded by the coding sequence ATGGAACAGATATTGATTTCAGCCTGTCTTTTGGGAGCGCCGGTGCGTTATGACGGCAGATCCTGCCCCTTTGGGAACTCACGTATAAGCCTGTGGAAGGCCAAAGGTCTGCTGGTTCCGGTCTGTCCGGAAATGGACGGCGGCCTTCCTGTGCCCCGGCCACCGGCAGAAATAACACCCGGCGGCGGTCCGGGAGTCTGGGAGGGCTTAGCCCGGGTGAAGACCAGAGAGAGTGATGTTACGGATTTTTTTATCAGAGGTGCCCAGGCGGCGTTGGATAAAGCGCTTGCCTGTGGTATCAGAATGGCTCTGTTAAAACAGAAAAGTCCGTCCTGTGGAAGTTGCCGCATTTATGACGGAAGTTTCACAAGGGTGCTCGTGGACGGGATGGGAGTGACAACCGCGCTTTTAAGACAGAACGGGATTTTAGTGTTCGGTGAGGATCAGATAGACGAGGTGCCGTTTTATTATTAG